The sequence AAGAGAGTGCTCTGTTAATACCAATGTTTCTTATTTCGGTCCAAAGGCGCAAATTAGTGCCCCCCAAATGATACTTAGTAAGTATAgtgtcaaaaaaaaaaatattgaaaaaaatgatacaaGTAAAACTTATTTGATCCCACTTCCCAAAAAAAATTCTGTAGGTTGTCATTCATCTAATGGAAATGAAGTTTATAAATCTTGCGAAGAGTACAACAATGATAATGCGTGCACTTCTAGCAATGGTTACTTAACTACAACAGAAACGGAATCTAAAGGAACCACAGAAAATACTACTAAAAGCTCTTTTGAcgaaggggaaaaaaaaaagaagtattaTGATATACAAGATAATACTGACGCAGGAAAGgagaaaaatagtaaaaaaaagaattctGGTAAGAAGGAAAATAGCAATAGTAGTAGGAGCAGTTGTAGTAGCAGCAGCAGTATTAGCAATAAAAGTACAGGTAGTAACAGCAGTGACCGTTCCAAtgcttcaaaaaaaaaagggactcatgaaaataatgaagaaggaaaaaaaaaaaaaaaaaagaagaattctTTGAGTATTAGTACTATAAGTAAAGaggagaaaaagaaagatcTCATTGTAAAGAAAAAGTCAGATGATGTGAGTAGTAAGAAAGATAAGTCACAAATTAGTAGTAACAGAATGAGTACGAATAATGTAAcgttaaaaaagaaaagtaataATTCCAGTAATAGCAGTGACGCTAAttatagtagtaatagtagtagcTGTCAAAGTAGTAGCAATAATAGCAGCAATTTTAGTATACGTAATCAAACAATTTCTAATCTTCATAAATTTAATGATAAAGcacatttgaaaaatatgatgTCACCAAATAACTCCAAAAAAGAAGCggaattatataataataatcttaGCGCAATTATGTCAAAAGAACAACCAGCTggtattataaattattctaccacatgttatattaatgtaGTTATGCAATGTTTATCagttttctttaaattaatatatacattacataattatgtaacagtgaaatataaaaatgtgaacTTTTCAAGTGATGATACAGATAATATGAATTCTTCCTTtatcaataaaaatttttttacaaatagtataccttttaatttatttggaaataataataataaaaaaaaggatgaaTGTTTGCTCTTAACCTTTTCATATAAGTTATTCCAGTTAAGTAAAATGCACAATAAAGGAAAAGTATTATgtgttaataaattattaaatttgttaaatGACAAATATTCctatttatttgaatataatgAACAACAAGATTGTCATGAGTTTCTTCTCTTAATGTTTGACTTTATTCATAATATGATGAAAGTAGTTGATGAAAATGTAGACAAGAGTAATCAGATTGATTACTATTTGAAAAAAGAGCAATCCATTATATCAGATCTATTTTTAGGTttaatagaagaaaaaattacttgCTCCCAATGTGAAtatgttaattatatataccaGCCAGTTTATAACTTAAGTGTAAacgtttttaaaaaaaatccagaaaataatttaaatgataatttgatagaatatttcaaaaaagaagaagttAATTCGACATGTGAAAAATGCAAATGCAAGAAAATGTACAAACAATCTTGCGTTTATAAACAaccaaatattttaattatacatatgatTCGGTTATTAGAAGACGGCTCAAAAATAGATAAACCTATCAAGTTTGATCTGAACGATTTTACTGTtcaaaatgtattaaaaaaaactaatgGACAATATATAGAAACTCCAAAGAAATATAACTTGAGTGGCGTTGTAGTTCATAGAGGATTAAATTCCAATTGTGGTCATTACATTTGCTATACCAAGAGAAGGCACTCCAATGGAGCTACCGTGGTATAGTTaacttaataaaaagaaaaatgttcaAATGTGATTTTGCACGCATTTGGATTAGTTCGTTTTTGTgcaatttattatatatatatatatatatatataaacacatgTACGTGCTCATGTGTGTCACTTGGATTTACTTATTCATTTGTGCTACGTTGTATTTTAGCATTTACTGTGCTGTATTCGTAcggaaaatataatgaacagAATACGTACAACGATTTCTCATATGTTcgtaatttttcatatttttttttcagtggTACAAATTTGATGATAGTACAGTAACAGCTGTAGATATTGCAGAAGTGGAATCGGCCAAAGCTTATTGCCTCTTTTATGAAAgtcaataaattatatacctagtttactatttttttttatttttatagttatataatttgaatataCTTTTCCATGTTTAATATTTATCCCTCCTTGTagtagtttttttttttttttttttttttttgatatataattttatcaccattctacatatttaatatgcacttcgttttatttaacttttttttttcttcagtTTGTCTGACGATATAgatattatactttttttccatattttatatatttgcttCACTATTTTTTGCctctctatttttttctttgttttttttaaccttcattttcattcattattttaaaaccATATATGAAATGAATTTTTTGCGAATTcttactaaatttttttataattttttttcttatcaaattatttgaatacTTGCCtccaaaaatattttttctgttgTCTTAAGATGTACATGTTTGCAAAggatcttatttttttttatatcattaaaaaaaaaaaatacagtaataatatagaaatCTATAAggataatatttataaagtatattttttcagttgtataattttataaaaataatagatgttcactttaaaaaagaagaaaatgcaCTTGCGCATTTGggtaaaaaaacataataggttaaaaaaatataacattaacttgaaaaaagaaagggtAAAATGCAACAATTtgttgtaaaaaattttaacatttatgtatattcataCTGAAAAATTTCacatattatgaaaaatatacataagaaTACTTTTTTCTGCATAGAATAacttctaaaaaataaattcaagtGAATCAGAGAgggagaaaataaaaaaaatgctaaaaACATAGATGTTGTATTTTCATGAGAAGgctaaataaaaatgataaattgtTTTAAACAAAATGGCAATTACCTTTTTTAGGttacttctttttcatttgtttgtttaatcgtttttttttttttttttttcttttactatCAATTTTTTCCATCAATAAATTAACTTTtcatttacattttctttGAAACTTTCATTAATGTTTCCCATATGTAAATCATCTTCTTCTAGTTCATTTTCATCTTGATCagtttctctttttttagcttttacatttacttttatcaagtctttaaatattttcgaGAATTTAAAATGTGGCATGTGACTACTTTCTAAGTGAATATCTTCTTTTGTTCtcaaatttttaatacatcTTTTCTTtctgaaaatattataatacataccaaatttatgaatgtagatcttttcattattttctaaatgtttatatatattatcaaatATTCCATTCATAATTTTCTCAACGGTCTTTTTGCTTTCTTTTGTTTCCATTGAAACTTCTTCTATTATTTGCTTCTTTGTAATTGCCTGAACAatcaggaaaaaaaattataaaataaaaggaggtaagaaaaaattaaataatagaagaaaaagtaaaatagtACAAAGCATAATTTGATATAAGTTCAACTATTTCGACTGCTTTTTCTATATGTTTTAACCTGTGAAACAGGTACTTTCGAAGAACTCTGATATAAAGCATTTTTATTGTAAGAGTTGTTAACCCCAATTTTGTtgtttattatgttatttttatgaacattaATAAAAGCTCTACGTGAATAAGCAAATTCAAGtgtgaaaaagaaaagatacaataatatgtacattttattgAGCATATATTTTGAGAAAGAGTACTTTACTaagttaagaaaaaaaaaaaaaaaaaaattcaaatatacatacacatatggGTTATgcaactatatatatttatatatactttttttactaGTTCATTTTAGTAACAAATTCCATTACTGTGGTAAatgtatttacatttaacCTTGACATGTTATGTGCatacattattttacttttcaaaattactgaataataagtaaatgtgtttgttttaaattaaaaatgtaaaaaatttaacataaaaaatttattttatattatttaaaaaggtacattaaaaaagaaaaaaaaaaaaaaatagtaaataagTGGACCTTTTTAATGCCGTATCGAAGGTATTTAAGGATAAAAGGATAAAcagtataaaattaattatagttttttttttttaaataaatattaatatattttaaagcatttaaaaaaaaatgatgga comes from Plasmodium malariae genome assembly, chromosome: 7 and encodes:
- the PmUG01_07016200 gene encoding bacterial histone-like protein, putative, producing MYILLYLFFFTLEFAYSRRAFINVHKNNIINNKIGVNNSYNKNALYQSSSKVPVSQAITKKQIIEEVSMETKESKKTVEKIMNGIFDNIYKHLENNEKIYIHKFGMYYNIFRKKRCIKNLRTKEDIHLESSHMPHFKFSKIFKDLIKVNVKAKKRETDQDENELEEDDLHMGNINESFKENVNEKLIY